The uncultured Desulfobulbus sp. genome window below encodes:
- a CDS encoding protein-L-isoaspartate(D-aspartate) O-methyltransferase, which produces MSSPSNFDINRERMIEEQLVARGITDQRVLDAMRTVPRHLFVEDAMQAHAYGDFPLPIGNGQTISQPYIVALMSLALQLKGDERILEIGTGSGYHAAILSRLCQKVYTVERIDGLVGRARRVFDRLRYYNIVSRIDDGTVGWASEAPFDCIIVTAGGPKIPEPLLEQLGDPGRMVMPVGGQTVQDLKLVEKREGEVVITSMEQVRFVDLIGAHGWQN; this is translated from the coding sequence GTGAGTTCACCCTCAAATTTTGATATCAACCGTGAGCGGATGATTGAGGAGCAGTTGGTAGCGCGCGGCATTACCGACCAGCGGGTGCTGGATGCCATGCGCACAGTTCCTCGCCACCTTTTTGTCGAAGATGCCATGCAGGCACACGCTTATGGTGATTTTCCCCTGCCCATCGGCAATGGTCAGACTATTTCCCAGCCCTATATTGTCGCTCTGATGAGTCTTGCCCTGCAGCTCAAGGGGGATGAGCGTATTCTTGAAATCGGCACTGGATCTGGTTACCACGCGGCCATCCTCTCAAGACTGTGCCAGAAAGTGTATACGGTTGAGCGTATTGATGGCCTGGTGGGCCGAGCTCGGCGGGTATTTGATCGTTTGCGCTATTATAATATAGTCTCCCGTATTGATGATGGAACCGTGGGCTGGGCCTCTGAGGCGCCCTTTGATTGCATTATTGTGACTGCGGGCGGACCAAAGATTCCAGAGCCGCTTCTGGAGCAGCTTGGTGATCCTGGTCGTATGGTTATGCCTGTTGGTGGCCAGACTGTGCAGGATCTCAAACTGGTGGAGAAACGCGAGGGAGAGGTTGTCATCACCTCCATGGAACAGGTTCGTTTTGTGGATCTGATTGGTGCCCACGGCTGGCAGAATTAG